A part of Microbulbifer sp. MI-G genomic DNA contains:
- the rhlP gene encoding rhombotarget lipoprotein (RhlP (RHombo-target LipoProtein) is a family of predicted lipoproteins that, in general, co-occurs with a form of rhombosortase, and that has an apparent cleavage site for that enzyme, a GlyGly motif, near the C-terminus.), producing MKSFKKTLSYTLLIIACATLISCGVMRSSHYSSSAVQYLYPNQDDHIETPSIPRLSLPLKIGIAFVPEGTGKSRTLTERDKIDLMNKVSKNFKSHDFVQSIELIPSVYLREKGSFANLDQLRTMYGIDVIALLSYDQTQFTDEGLASITYWTLVGAYIIPGEKNATNTMLDASVYDIQSRRMLFRAPGTSHIKSKSTPINLSEQLRIDSLESFKEASEELVSNLEIQLDLFKDKVKELPTDYQITHKPGYTGGGSLDLSIVIFLLSLLAYWLWMQRSRRA from the coding sequence ATGAAGTCATTCAAAAAAACATTGTCTTATACACTCCTAATTATTGCCTGTGCAACCTTGATCAGTTGCGGTGTCATGAGGTCCTCACATTATAGCAGCAGCGCTGTACAGTATTTATACCCGAACCAGGATGATCATATAGAAACCCCAAGCATCCCACGGCTTTCCTTACCATTAAAAATCGGCATCGCTTTTGTTCCTGAAGGAACCGGAAAAAGTCGAACGCTCACCGAAAGAGACAAAATAGATTTGATGAATAAAGTCAGCAAGAACTTCAAAAGCCATGACTTTGTACAATCAATAGAACTCATCCCCTCCGTCTATCTTAGAGAAAAAGGGAGCTTTGCAAATCTGGATCAACTTAGAACAATGTATGGCATTGACGTTATTGCACTACTTTCCTACGATCAAACACAGTTTACCGATGAGGGTCTGGCATCAATCACTTACTGGACCCTTGTTGGGGCTTACATTATACCCGGAGAAAAAAATGCAACCAATACGATGCTAGACGCATCGGTTTATGACATTCAAAGCCGTAGAATGTTATTCCGCGCTCCCGGCACCAGCCACATCAAAAGTAAATCCACCCCAATCAATCTTTCTGAGCAACTGCGCATTGACAGCTTAGAGAGTTTCAAAGAGGCAAGCGAAGAACTTGTTTCAAATCTTGAAATACAACTTGATTTGTTCAAGGATAAAGTTAAAGAGTTACCCACAGATTACCAAATAACGCACAAGCCTGGTTATACCGGTGGTGGCAGCCTGGATCTCTCTATAGTGATTTTCTTATTATCTTTACTTGCTTATTGGCTGTGGATGCAAAGAAGCAGAAGAGCGTAA
- the rpsJ gene encoding 30S ribosomal protein S10: MQGQRIRIRLKAFDHKLIDASTQEIVETAKRTGAQVRGPIPLPTRKEKYTVLISPHVNKDARDQYEIRTHKRLLDIVEPTEKTVDALMKLDLAAGVEVQISLG; encoded by the coding sequence ATGCAGGGTCAACGTATCCGAATTCGCCTGAAGGCCTTTGATCACAAGCTGATTGATGCGTCTACACAGGAGATTGTAGAGACGGCCAAGCGCACCGGTGCCCAGGTTCGCGGCCCAATCCCGCTGCCGACGCGCAAAGAAAAGTACACTGTGCTGATTTCCCCGCACGTTAACAAAGACGCGCGCGACCAGTACGAAATCCGTACCCATAAGCGCTTGCTGGACATCGTTGAGCCGACCGAGAAAACCGTCGATGCGCTGATGAAGCTCGATCTGGCGGCCGGTGTTGAGGTCCAGATTAGTCTCGGCTAA
- the rplE gene encoding 50S ribosomal protein L5: protein MAKLKELYTKELAPKLKEELGLENVMAVPRITKITVNMGVGEAIGDKKVLEHAVNDMTAITGQKPIVTKARKSIAGFKIRDGWPIGCKVTLRGERMYEFLERLIDIAIPRIRDFRGISPKQFDGRGNFSMGVTEQIIFPEIDYDKVDKLRGLDICITTTAANDDQGRALLKAFNFPLKG, encoded by the coding sequence ATGGCAAAGCTTAAAGAGCTCTACACAAAAGAACTCGCGCCCAAGCTCAAAGAGGAACTGGGACTCGAGAATGTGATGGCAGTGCCGCGCATCACCAAGATCACCGTCAACATGGGTGTTGGTGAAGCAATTGGTGATAAAAAGGTGCTGGAGCATGCTGTTAATGATATGACAGCAATTACTGGTCAAAAGCCCATCGTGACCAAAGCGCGCAAGTCTATTGCGGGCTTTAAGATCCGCGACGGTTGGCCGATCGGCTGCAAGGTAACGCTGCGTGGCGAGCGCATGTACGAGTTCCTGGAGCGCTTGATCGACATCGCGATCCCACGTATCCGTGACTTTCGCGGCATCAGCCCGAAGCAGTTCGACGGTCGCGGCAATTTCTCTATGGGTGTGACCGAACAAATTATCTTCCCGGAAATTGACTACGATAAAGTCGACAAGCTCCGCGGTCTGGATATTTGTATTACCACTACAGCGGCAAATGACGATCAGGGTCGTGCGCTGCTGAAAGCATTCAACTTCCCGCTTAAGGGTTAA
- a CDS encoding aminoacyl-tRNA deacylase — MTIAAKLSQYLNDQSVDYHLIQHPHSRTSRESAHAAHVREDQVAKAILLRDEEGHVLVVIPASSSLDMRAVHDETGRNGLEMVAENELGSIFPDCELGALPPLGQAYGITTMLDSSLGHCETIYFEAGDHEELVEMDGPLFLKLFEGCPRCDLSKDWP, encoded by the coding sequence ATGACCATTGCCGCAAAACTGAGCCAATATCTTAATGACCAATCGGTCGACTATCATTTGATCCAACATCCCCACAGCCGCACCAGCCGCGAGAGTGCCCATGCCGCCCACGTCCGTGAGGACCAGGTCGCCAAGGCGATTCTGCTTCGCGACGAAGAGGGTCACGTGCTGGTGGTCATCCCCGCAAGCAGCAGCCTGGATATGCGCGCGGTACACGACGAAACCGGACGAAACGGTCTGGAGATGGTGGCGGAAAATGAGTTGGGCTCGATTTTCCCCGACTGCGAGTTGGGCGCTCTGCCCCCTCTGGGACAAGCCTATGGCATTACAACCATGCTCGACAGCAGCCTGGGCCACTGTGAAACCATTTACTTTGAGGCCGGCGACCACGAGGAACTGGTGGAGATGGATGGCCCCCTCTTCCTCAAATTATTCGAGGGCTGCCCGCGCTGTGACCTGAGCAAGGACTGGCCCTAG
- the rplN gene encoding 50S ribosomal protein L14, with translation MIQAESYLEVADNSGARRVMCIKVLGGSHRRYAGVGDIIKVTVKEAIPRGKVKKGQVMNAVVVRTKKGVRRADGSLIKFDDNAAVLLNQQLAPVGTRIFGPVTRELRGEKFMKIISLAPEVI, from the coding sequence ATGATTCAAGCGGAATCCTACTTAGAAGTAGCTGACAACAGTGGGGCTCGCCGCGTCATGTGCATCAAGGTGCTGGGCGGCTCCCATCGTCGTTATGCCGGCGTGGGCGACATTATCAAGGTAACCGTTAAGGAAGCCATTCCCCGCGGTAAAGTAAAGAAAGGTCAGGTAATGAACGCTGTTGTGGTTCGCACCAAAAAAGGTGTGCGTCGCGCAGATGGTTCCCTGATTAAATTTGACGATAACGCAGCGGTACTGCTGAACCAGCAATTGGCGCCGGTTGGCACTCGTATTTTTGGTCCGGTAACTCGCGAATTGCGCGGTGAGAAGTTCATGAAGATCATCTCGCTGGCTCCCGAAGTTATCTAG
- the rplW gene encoding 50S ribosomal protein L23 yields MNQERLYQVLLGPVISEKAAALADSANQVVFKVSTDAGKAEIKAAVEKLFNVSVEQVRTVNVKGKTKRTRHGMGRRNDWKKAYVRLAEGSDINFEAAE; encoded by the coding sequence ATGAACCAAGAGCGACTTTACCAAGTACTGCTGGGCCCGGTAATTTCCGAAAAAGCTGCCGCACTGGCCGATAGCGCCAACCAGGTGGTTTTCAAGGTTTCCACCGATGCCGGGAAAGCGGAGATCAAGGCTGCGGTCGAGAAGTTGTTTAACGTCTCTGTTGAGCAGGTTCGCACCGTCAACGTTAAAGGCAAAACCAAGCGTACCCGCCACGGCATGGGCCGTCGCAACGATTGGAAAAAAGCCTACGTGCGCCTGGCTGAAGGCAGCGACATCAATTTTGAAGCTGCTGAGTAA
- the rplB gene encoding 50S ribosomal protein L2, translating into MAIVKTKPTSAGRRHLVKVVNPDLHKGAPYAPLLESKSKSGGRNNAGRITTRHIGGGHKQHYRVIDFKRNKDGIPARVERLEYDPNRSAHIALVCYADGERRYIIAPKGLEAGVTIQSGDAAPIAVGNTLPLRNVPVGSVIHAIELKPGKGAQLARSAGAAVQLVAREGQYATLRLRSGETRKVLAECRATLGEVGNSEHGLRKLGKAGAARWRGVRPTVRGVAMNPVDHPHGGGEGRTSGGRHPVTPWGVPTKGKKTRKNKRTDKMIVRRRGK; encoded by the coding sequence ATGGCAATTGTCAAGACAAAACCAACCTCCGCCGGTCGTCGTCACCTGGTAAAGGTTGTCAACCCCGACCTGCACAAGGGGGCTCCCTACGCACCTCTGCTGGAGAGTAAAAGCAAAAGCGGTGGCCGTAACAACGCTGGCCGAATCACAACCCGTCACATCGGTGGTGGTCACAAGCAGCACTATCGTGTCATCGACTTCAAGCGCAACAAGGACGGCATTCCAGCCAGGGTTGAACGTCTGGAGTACGATCCCAACCGCAGCGCGCACATCGCTCTGGTGTGTTATGCCGATGGTGAACGCCGTTACATTATCGCACCGAAGGGACTCGAGGCTGGTGTCACTATCCAGTCCGGCGATGCCGCCCCGATTGCAGTGGGCAATACTCTGCCCCTGCGCAATGTTCCGGTGGGTTCCGTGATCCATGCCATCGAGTTGAAGCCGGGCAAGGGTGCTCAACTGGCCCGTTCTGCCGGCGCTGCCGTGCAGCTGGTGGCCAGGGAAGGTCAGTACGCGACCCTTCGCCTGCGCTCCGGAGAAACACGTAAGGTACTCGCTGAGTGCCGCGCAACCCTGGGTGAAGTGGGTAACTCCGAGCACGGCCTGCGCAAGCTGGGTAAAGCCGGTGCCGCGCGCTGGCGTGGTGTTCGCCCGACAGTTCGCGGTGTGGCGATGAACCCGGTCGATCACCCGCACGGTGGTGGTGAAGGCCGCACCTCTGGTGGACGCCATCCGGTGACGCCTTGGGGTGTGCCGACCAAAGGGAAGAAAACGCGCAAAAACAAGCGCACCGATAAGATGATTGTACGTCGCCGCGGCAAGTAA
- the rpsQ gene encoding 30S ribosomal protein S17: MAEAKLKRTLTGKVVSDKMDKTITVLIERRVKHPIYGKIVNKSTKLKAHDESNACNIGDVVTIEESRPLSKSKSWALQKIVERAAKV, translated from the coding sequence ATGGCGGAAGCAAAACTGAAGCGCACACTCACCGGCAAGGTCGTGAGTGACAAGATGGACAAAACCATCACCGTTTTGATCGAGCGCCGTGTTAAGCACCCGATCTACGGCAAAATTGTAAATAAGTCCACCAAGCTCAAGGCGCATGACGAGAGCAATGCATGCAATATCGGCGATGTTGTCACCATTGAGGAATCTCGTCCGCTGTCCAAGAGCAAGTCCTGGGCTTTGCAGAAAATTGTAGAGCGTGCGGCGAAGGTTTAA
- the rplC gene encoding 50S ribosomal protein L3, whose amino-acid sequence MTTGIVGRKSGMTRIFTEDGVSIPVTVIEVTPNRVTQVKTVETDGYAAVQVAVGKRKASHVSKPEAGHFAKASVEAGTRLFELRTDNSEETFEIGSEITVSSFEAGQKIDITGTSKGKGFQGGVKRWNFRTQDATHGNSLSHRAPGSIGQCQTPGRVWKGKKMAGHMGVARVTVQNLEVVRVDSERNLLLIKGAVPGAPGGNVIVRPAVKA is encoded by the coding sequence ATGACAACAGGTATTGTCGGCCGCAAGAGCGGCATGACTCGCATCTTCACTGAGGATGGCGTATCCATTCCGGTCACCGTGATCGAGGTAACACCGAATCGCGTCACCCAGGTGAAAACTGTGGAAACTGATGGCTATGCCGCTGTCCAAGTGGCAGTGGGCAAGCGCAAGGCTTCCCATGTCTCCAAGCCCGAAGCGGGCCACTTCGCCAAAGCCAGTGTAGAGGCTGGCACCCGTCTTTTCGAACTGCGCACGGACAATTCCGAAGAGACTTTCGAGATCGGTTCTGAAATCACTGTTTCCAGTTTCGAAGCTGGCCAGAAGATCGATATCACCGGCACCTCCAAGGGTAAAGGCTTCCAGGGCGGTGTTAAGCGCTGGAATTTCCGCACCCAGGACGCCACCCACGGTAACTCCCTGTCTCACCGCGCCCCCGGTTCTATCGGGCAGTGTCAGACACCGGGACGTGTGTGGAAAGGCAAGAAGATGGCCGGGCATATGGGTGTTGCACGTGTTACTGTGCAGAACCTGGAAGTGGTGCGTGTCGATTCTGAACGCAACCTGCTGCTGATCAAAGGTGCCGTTCCCGGTGCCCCCGGCGGTAACGTTATCGTTCGTCCGGCAGTGAAAGCCTAA
- the rrtA gene encoding rhombosortase — translation MCRPVFYLAIILASLLSSTNPEWTSAFIFDRHALLGGEIWRILTGHFVHFSYIHLLYNLSAFGIVGYMIEKKNYSNLYLLYFFMSLCTSISLLIFKPGMAYYGGLSGIVYGFLYYCALMGINDAQPWKTVSFLILFFLPIKMVVDTQINAPGLFHVESQIFTPMQTSHITGCLVAAFFYFIEKRKQALTNHSKNTHSHDNLSSPPAPTK, via the coding sequence ATGTGCCGACCTGTATTTTATTTGGCCATCATTTTAGCCAGCCTTCTGTCAAGCACAAACCCTGAATGGACTTCAGCCTTTATTTTCGACAGACACGCCCTGCTTGGTGGTGAAATATGGCGCATTCTAACAGGCCACTTTGTGCACTTTTCTTACATACACCTACTTTATAACCTATCGGCTTTTGGCATTGTAGGCTATATGATAGAGAAAAAAAACTATTCAAATTTATATTTACTTTATTTTTTTATGTCTCTGTGCACCAGCATATCACTACTCATCTTTAAACCTGGAATGGCCTACTATGGTGGATTATCTGGAATTGTATATGGCTTTTTATACTATTGCGCTCTTATGGGTATCAATGATGCTCAACCATGGAAAACCGTAAGCTTTCTCATACTCTTTTTCCTTCCAATCAAAATGGTAGTAGATACCCAGATTAACGCCCCCGGCTTATTTCATGTTGAGAGTCAGATATTTACCCCAATGCAAACAAGTCACATTACCGGCTGCTTGGTAGCAGCGTTTTTCTATTTCATTGAGAAAAGAAAACAAGCCCTTACAAATCATTCAAAAAATACACACAGCCATGATAATTTATCTTCCCCGCCAGCACCAACAAAATAA
- the rpsN gene encoding 30S ribosomal protein S14 → MAKKSMIAREHKRARTAAKYAAKRRELKAIIASATASEEEQWEAQLRLQKLPRDASPVRQQRRCRITGRPHAVYRKFGLCRNKLREAAMRGDVPGLVKSSW, encoded by the coding sequence ATGGCGAAGAAATCCATGATTGCGCGCGAGCACAAGCGCGCTCGAACCGCAGCTAAGTACGCGGCCAAGCGTCGAGAGCTGAAGGCGATCATCGCCAGTGCCACTGCTTCCGAAGAGGAACAGTGGGAGGCTCAGCTCAGGCTGCAAAAACTGCCGCGTGATGCAAGCCCGGTACGCCAGCAACGCCGCTGCCGTATCACTGGTCGCCCCCACGCTGTATATCGTAAGTTCGGCCTGTGCCGTAACAAACTGCGCGAAGCGGCCATGCGTGGCGATGTGCCCGGTCTGGTGAAATCCAGCTGGTAA
- the rplP gene encoding 50S ribosomal protein L16 has translation MLQPKRTKFRKVQKGRNRGLSQRGSKVSFGEFGLKSIGRGRITARQIEAARRAMTRHVKRGGKIWIRVFPDKPITNKPLEVRMGKGKGGVEYWVAQIQPGKVLYEMEGVSEELAREAFALAAAKLPVKTTFVKRSVM, from the coding sequence ATGTTGCAACCAAAGCGTACAAAATTTCGCAAGGTACAAAAAGGGCGCAATCGCGGACTTTCCCAGCGCGGCTCTAAGGTGAGCTTTGGCGAGTTCGGCCTGAAATCTATCGGCCGCGGGCGCATTACTGCACGCCAGATTGAAGCGGCTCGTCGCGCAATGACTCGTCACGTCAAACGTGGCGGTAAGATTTGGATTCGCGTGTTTCCGGACAAGCCCATTACCAACAAGCCCCTCGAAGTCCGTATGGGTAAAGGTAAGGGGGGCGTTGAATACTGGGTAGCGCAGATCCAGCCGGGCAAGGTCCTCTATGAAATGGAGGGGGTGTCCGAGGAGCTGGCTCGCGAGGCTTTTGCCCTGGCCGCAGCCAAGCTGCCTGTAAAAACAACTTTCGTTAAGCGTTCGGTGATGTAA
- the rplX gene encoding 50S ribosomal protein L24 has translation MRKIKRDDEVIVIAGRDKGKRGSVRKVLNDGRLIVSGIQMIKKHQKPNPQLGVAGGIVEKEAAIQASNVAIFNPNTQKADRVGFKVLEDGTKIRVFKSSGEAI, from the coding sequence ATGCGCAAGATCAAGCGTGATGACGAAGTGATCGTTATCGCCGGTCGTGACAAGGGTAAGCGCGGGTCGGTACGTAAGGTACTGAACGACGGCCGCCTGATTGTTTCCGGCATACAGATGATCAAAAAACACCAAAAGCCGAATCCCCAACTGGGTGTTGCCGGTGGTATCGTTGAAAAAGAAGCTGCCATTCAGGCTTCCAATGTGGCCATCTTCAACCCCAATACCCAGAAGGCAGACCGGGTGGGCTTTAAAGTACTGGAAGACGGCACTAAGATTCGCGTCTTCAAATCCAGCGGCGAAGCCATCTAG
- a CDS encoding VOC family protein, with product MLQTSRIEAVVFFVKNLHNTRQFYEHTLGLKTTWAAGAEEGESGGHLMAHIGDSVLIFFEGDEKPARTPIPVFSVGDNEIHRMVEHLTAHHVEILAPVQHAPDGGLTADFADPDGHVLSIYQPPNETGKQTRNHF from the coding sequence ATGTTGCAAACTTCACGTATCGAGGCCGTTGTCTTTTTTGTCAAAAACCTGCACAACACCCGGCAATTCTACGAGCACACCCTTGGCCTCAAAACCACCTGGGCAGCAGGCGCAGAAGAGGGAGAAAGCGGCGGCCACCTGATGGCCCATATCGGTGATTCCGTGCTGATCTTTTTTGAAGGGGATGAGAAACCCGCACGCACGCCTATCCCCGTTTTTTCGGTTGGCGACAATGAAATTCACCGCATGGTGGAACACCTGACCGCCCACCATGTGGAAATTCTGGCCCCGGTCCAGCATGCCCCAGACGGCGGATTGACAGCGGACTTTGCAGACCCGGATGGACATGTACTGAGTATTTATCAGCCCCCCAACGAAACAGGAAAGCAGACCAGAAACCACTTCTGA
- the rpmC gene encoding 50S ribosomal protein L29: protein MKTADLREKSVEELNQELLNQLEAQFKLRMQKSTGQLAQTHLLKQTRRDIARIKTVLTEKAGN, encoded by the coding sequence ATGAAGACTGCAGATCTACGCGAAAAGTCAGTTGAAGAGTTGAACCAGGAGCTTCTCAATCAACTGGAAGCCCAGTTCAAACTTCGCATGCAAAAGTCCACCGGTCAGCTGGCCCAGACTCATCTGCTGAAGCAGACTCGTCGCGACATTGCTCGCATTAAGACTGTGTTGACCGAGAAGGCAGGTAACTAA
- the rpsC gene encoding 30S ribosomal protein S3 codes for MGQKVHPTGIRLGIVKKHTSVWYAGSDEYADKLYTDLKVREYIRKKLAHASVSRIEIQRPANTARVTIHTARPGIVIGKKGEDVERLRNEVSARMGVPVHIDIEEVRKPDMDAALVAQNVAQQLERRVMFRRAMKRAVQNAMRQGAEGIRIQVSGRLGGAEIARTEWYREGRVPLHTLRANIDYATAEAMTTYGIIGIKVWIFKGEVIGDEIPDEKPVKSRKKAAK; via the coding sequence ATGGGACAAAAAGTACATCCTACCGGCATTCGTCTGGGTATCGTTAAAAAGCATACTTCTGTTTGGTATGCCGGCAGCGACGAGTACGCAGACAAGCTGTACACGGATCTGAAAGTTCGCGAATACATTCGCAAGAAGCTGGCCCACGCCTCTGTGAGCCGTATTGAGATCCAGCGCCCGGCCAACACCGCACGTGTGACGATTCACACTGCGCGACCGGGTATTGTGATCGGTAAAAAAGGGGAAGACGTAGAGCGTCTGCGCAATGAAGTGAGTGCGCGGATGGGCGTACCGGTACACATTGATATCGAAGAAGTGCGCAAGCCGGATATGGATGCCGCTTTGGTAGCCCAGAATGTCGCCCAGCAACTGGAACGCCGCGTTATGTTTCGCCGCGCTATGAAGCGCGCGGTACAAAACGCGATGCGCCAGGGTGCCGAAGGTATCCGGATTCAGGTAAGTGGTCGTCTCGGTGGAGCAGAAATTGCCCGTACCGAGTGGTACCGCGAAGGTCGTGTGCCCCTGCACACCCTGCGTGCCAACATCGACTATGCCACCGCCGAAGCGATGACTACCTACGGCATCATCGGTATCAAGGTGTGGATCTTTAAAGGCGAAGTCATCGGTGACGAAATACCCGATGAAAAGCCGGTGAAGAGCCGCAAGAAAGCTGCTAAATAA
- the rplV gene encoding 50S ribosomal protein L22, with amino-acid sequence MEVAAKLRGARLSAQKARLVADQVRGKGAEEALDILAFSKKKGAAIVKKVLESAIANAEHNEGADVDELKVSTIFVDEGMTMKRIKPRAKGRADRILKRTCHITVKVAEK; translated from the coding sequence ATGGAAGTAGCAGCAAAATTACGCGGCGCACGTCTATCGGCGCAAAAAGCGCGACTGGTAGCAGATCAGGTGCGCGGCAAAGGCGCTGAAGAGGCCCTGGATATCCTTGCATTCAGCAAAAAAAAGGGTGCGGCGATTGTCAAGAAGGTTTTGGAGTCAGCCATTGCCAACGCCGAGCACAACGAAGGTGCCGATGTTGACGAACTGAAAGTTTCCACAATTTTTGTGGATGAAGGTATGACCATGAAGCGCATTAAACCGCGCGCAAAAGGCCGTGCCGACCGGATTCTTAAGCGTACTTGTCACATCACTGTGAAAGTGGCCGAGAAATAA
- the rpsS gene encoding 30S ribosomal protein S19 produces MPRSLKKGPFIDLHLIKKVEAAIAANDRRPIKTWSRRSMIMPEMVGLTIAVHNGRQHVPVLVNEEMVGHKLGEFAATRTYRGHAADKKAKKR; encoded by the coding sequence GTGCCACGCTCCTTAAAGAAAGGTCCCTTTATTGATCTGCATCTGATCAAGAAGGTGGAGGCGGCGATTGCAGCCAATGATCGCCGACCGATTAAAACCTGGTCCCGCCGCTCCATGATTATGCCGGAAATGGTTGGACTGACAATTGCCGTGCACAACGGCCGCCAGCACGTCCCCGTTTTGGTTAACGAGGAAATGGTTGGCCATAAGCTGGGCGAGTTCGCTGCTACCCGCACCTACCGCGGCCACGCTGCGGACAAAAAAGCGAAGAAGCGCTAA
- a CDS encoding RNA polymerase sigma factor, translated as MAADHYRQWLRTAARLSQRGQEAEDLLQEGLLAAVEAQRTPFQNAGDAAWFYGVLRNLAAMQARRTERRRVRETRYASGEDISRADSAIFGKDTIPCLPAAQRLVLLLTLNGLSKKEICRVLGISDAAMRQRLSALRKKLTSQRANGIDPANLAAAYAARLDNTNPSGAGLRRAVLAQGPARLPSFRFGITDPDSNLLSISQLTEQ; from the coding sequence ATGGCTGCCGATCATTATCGACAATGGCTGCGCACTGCCGCCAGGCTTTCCCAACGGGGCCAGGAGGCAGAAGATCTGTTACAGGAAGGCCTGCTCGCCGCTGTGGAGGCGCAGCGAACACCATTTCAAAATGCTGGGGATGCGGCCTGGTTTTACGGGGTACTACGCAATCTCGCCGCCATGCAAGCCCGCCGTACCGAGCGTCGACGGGTGCGCGAAACACGCTATGCTTCCGGCGAGGATATATCCAGAGCAGATTCAGCCATATTCGGCAAGGATACTATCCCATGCCTGCCCGCCGCACAGCGCTTGGTGCTGTTACTGACCTTGAATGGACTCAGCAAAAAGGAAATCTGTCGGGTACTCGGCATTTCCGATGCCGCTATGCGGCAGCGTCTCAGCGCCCTGCGAAAGAAACTAACGTCACAGCGGGCAAACGGGATCGACCCTGCAAACCTGGCTGCAGCCTATGCCGCGCGCCTGGATAACACAAACCCTTCCGGGGCCGGCCTCCGGCGAGCGGTCCTGGCACAGGGCCCCGCGCGCCTGCCCAGTTTCCGTTTCGGTATCACCGACCCCGACAGCAACCTCCTATCGATCAGCCAGTTGACAGAGCAATAG
- the rplD gene encoding 50S ribosomal protein L4, with product MELNIATPEGAKGTIAVSEVTFGREFNQDLVHQTVVAYMAGARQGTKAQKNRSAVSGGGKKPWRQKGTGRARAGTIRSPLWRSGGVTFAAEPRDHGVKLNKKMYRAALRSILSELARQERLVVVESFDVEAPKTKQLVSKLAQYDLSEALIVTEAVSENLYLAARNLHKIDVRDVQAIDPVSLIRFDKVVVTVAALKKIEEVLG from the coding sequence ATGGAACTGAATATCGCTACTCCCGAAGGCGCCAAAGGCACAATAGCTGTCTCTGAAGTGACTTTCGGGCGTGAATTCAATCAGGATCTGGTGCACCAGACCGTTGTCGCCTATATGGCTGGCGCACGTCAGGGCACCAAGGCACAGAAAAACCGCTCCGCTGTTTCCGGTGGCGGCAAAAAGCCCTGGCGGCAGAAAGGCACCGGGCGCGCGCGTGCCGGTACTATCCGCAGCCCGCTGTGGCGCTCCGGTGGTGTCACCTTTGCCGCGGAGCCGCGCGATCACGGTGTAAAGCTGAATAAGAAAATGTACCGCGCTGCCCTGCGCAGTATTCTGTCTGAACTGGCTCGGCAGGAGCGCCTGGTAGTGGTGGAATCCTTCGATGTGGAGGCGCCTAAAACCAAGCAACTGGTCAGCAAGCTGGCTCAGTATGACCTGTCCGAAGCGCTGATCGTGACCGAAGCGGTGAGCGAAAATCTCTATCTGGCCGCGCGCAACCTGCACAAGATCGATGTCCGCGATGTGCAGGCGATCGATCCTGTCAGCCTGATCCGTTTTGACAAGGTCGTGGTAACCGTGGCCGCGCTCAAGAAGATTGAGGAGGTGCTGGGATGA